One region of Malania oleifera isolate guangnan ecotype guangnan chromosome 6, ASM2987363v1, whole genome shotgun sequence genomic DNA includes:
- the LOC131157174 gene encoding RING-H2 finger protein ATL56 translates to MASQEHRGRRSNPSPSTGVARRLPPPSSAEKRSPRLLSFVLKAVVMAFVTTLFFLFVGVAAILLLHLCLAGGAFRRRRPRHRSPNFGESDPGYSPEELSKLHRARYVACAAPERADDCVVCLSALRDGEWCRVLPGCNHIFHADCVDKWLIKVPFCPICRGRVRLNSETAGSAIGGEETKQHLWLRGCCG, encoded by the coding sequence ATGGCATCGCAGGAGCACCGCGGCCGACGGTCCAATCCTAGTCCCTCTACGGGCGTCGCACGGCGGTTACCACCGCCTTCCTCCGCCGAAAAGCGCAGCCCTAGGCTCCTCTCCTTCGTTCTAAAAGCCGTCGTTATGGCCTTCGTTACCACCCTCTTCTTCCTCTTCGTCGGCGTCGCGGCGATCCTCCTTCTCCACCTCTGCCTAGCCGGCGGCGCCTTCCGCCGTCGCCGCCCACGCCACCGTTCACCCAACTTCGGCGAATCCGATCCTGGGTACTCTCCCGAAGAACTTTCCAAGCTTCACCGGGCCAGGTACGTGGCGTGCGCTGCGCCTGAAAGGGCGGACGATTGCGTCGTTTGCTTGTCGGCCCTCCGGGACGGCGAGTGGTGCCGGGTTCTTCCGGGGTGTAATCATATATTTCATGCGGATTGCGTGGATAAGTGGTTGATTAAGGTACCCTTTTGCCCAATTTGCCGGGGGCGAGTCCGGTTGAATTCAGAGACGGCTGGATCGGCGATAGGAGGGGAGGAGACGAAGCAGCACCTGTGGTTGAGAGGATGCTGCGGGTAG